A portion of the Haemophilus influenzae genome contains these proteins:
- the modA gene encoding molybdate ABC transporter substrate-binding protein, with translation MKKLTKISTALLIAGLGFSFAASAKVTVFAAASMTDALQQVAKDYAKQNPKNEVVFSFASSSTLAKQVEEGAPADIFVSASNKWMKYLSEKDLTVKETEKVLVGNDLVLIAPAKSAVNSVDIAKGEWINALKDSYLSVGDPAHVPAGQYAAEALTKLNLWDKVQDRLARAKDVRGALALVERAEAPYGIVYSTDAKVSQQVKTVAVFPADSHKPVVYPVSIVKGHDNADSRDFLKYLESDAAKKVLVGYGFSAK, from the coding sequence ATGAAAAAATTAACGAAAATTTCAACCGCACTTTTAATCGCAGGATTAGGCTTTTCTTTTGCGGCATCTGCTAAAGTGACTGTATTTGCAGCTGCTTCAATGACAGATGCTTTACAACAAGTTGCAAAAGATTACGCAAAACAAAATCCGAAAAATGAAGTAGTGTTTTCTTTCGCTTCTTCTTCAACTTTAGCAAAACAAGTTGAAGAAGGCGCACCAGCGGATATTTTTGTCTCTGCAAGCAATAAATGGATGAAATATCTTTCTGAAAAAGATTTAACCGTAAAAGAAACCGAAAAAGTTTTAGTGGGCAATGATTTAGTCTTAATCGCACCAGCAAAAAGTGCGGTAAATTCTGTGGATATTGCTAAAGGTGAATGGATCAATGCATTAAAAGATAGCTATTTATCTGTTGGCGATCCTGCACACGTACCTGCTGGTCAATACGCAGCAGAAGCATTAACCAAATTAAATTTATGGGATAAAGTGCAAGATCGTTTAGCACGTGCTAAAGATGTGCGTGGCGCATTAGCTTTAGTTGAACGTGCAGAAGCACCTTACGGTATTGTGTACAGCACTGATGCAAAAGTTAGCCAACAAGTTAAAACGGTTGCAGTGTTCCCAGCTGATAGCCATAAACCAGTTGTTTATCCTGTTTCTATTGTAAAAGGTCATGATAATGCGGATTCTCGCGATTTCTTGAAATATTTAGAATCAGATGCTGCGAAGAAAGTGCTTGTGGGATATGGTTTCTCTGCAAAATAA
- a CDS encoding TOBE domain-containing protein, which translates to MKNTEILLTIKLQQALFIDPKRVRLLKEIQQCGSINQAAKNAKVSYKSAWDHLEAMNKISPRPLLERNTGGKNGGGTVLTTYAERLLQLYDLLERTQEHAFHILQDESVPLDSLLTATARFSLQSSARNQFFGRVAQQRIIDSRCVVDVNVQGLPTPLQVSITTKSSARLKLITEKEVMLMFKAPWVKISEQPLANQPNQFPVNIKSLNEEEAILQFAESDIEFCATVHQPNQWQIGQQVWIHIDQEQIILATLG; encoded by the coding sequence ATGAAAAACACCGAAATTTTACTCACGATTAAACTTCAACAAGCACTTTTTATCGATCCAAAACGAGTGCGTTTACTCAAAGAAATTCAACAATGCGGTTCAATTAATCAAGCTGCGAAAAATGCCAAAGTGAGCTATAAAAGTGCGTGGGATCATTTAGAAGCCATGAATAAAATCAGCCCTCGCCCATTGCTGGAACGAAATACAGGTGGAAAAAATGGCGGAGGCACGGTGCTTACCACTTATGCCGAGCGTTTGCTACAGCTTTATGATTTATTAGAACGTACGCAAGAACACGCTTTTCATATCCTACAAGATGAATCCGTGCCGTTAGATAGTTTACTCACGGCAACCGCACGTTTTTCTTTACAAAGTAGCGCACGCAATCAATTTTTTGGGCGAGTGGCACAACAACGAATCATTGACTCTCGTTGCGTTGTGGATGTGAATGTGCAAGGATTACCAACGCCGTTGCAAGTTTCTATTACCACAAAAAGCTCGGCTCGTTTGAAACTGATTACAGAAAAAGAAGTGATGCTGATGTTCAAAGCACCTTGGGTGAAAATTAGTGAACAACCATTAGCAAATCAACCGAATCAGTTCCCCGTAAATATCAAATCACTAAATGAAGAGGAAGCCATCCTTCAATTTGCTGAAAGCGACATTGAATTTTGTGCCACAGTCCACCAGCCAAATCAATGGCAAATCGGGCAACAGGTTTGGATTCACATTGATCAAGAGCAAATTATTTTAGCAACGCTGGGGTAA
- the modB gene encoding molybdate ABC transporter permease subunit, giving the protein MLTQFFSFFNLTPMEISAINLSLSVAVSSMLWSLPLAIFVAWLLARKNFYGKSLITGVIHLPLVLPPVVIGYLLLVAMGRNGFIGKYLYQWFGLSFGFSWKGAVFSSAVVAFPLVVRAIRLSLENIDIKLEQAAQTLGASAWRVFFTITLPLSLPGVLAGLVLGFARSLGEFGATITFVSNIAGETQTIPLAMYSFIQTPAAEEQTARLCLFAIILSLISLLLSEWLSKRMQKKLGQGNVAD; this is encoded by the coding sequence TTGCTTACCCAATTTTTTTCATTTTTCAATCTGACGCCAATGGAAATCTCAGCGATTAATTTAAGTTTGAGTGTCGCTGTTAGTTCCATGCTTTGGAGTTTGCCGTTAGCCATTTTTGTGGCGTGGCTCTTAGCACGCAAAAACTTCTATGGAAAATCTCTGATTACTGGCGTAATTCATTTGCCTTTAGTGTTGCCACCAGTGGTTATCGGTTATCTATTACTTGTCGCAATGGGGCGCAATGGTTTCATTGGTAAATATTTATATCAGTGGTTTGGCTTATCTTTTGGTTTTAGTTGGAAGGGGGCTGTGTTTTCCTCTGCCGTGGTTGCCTTTCCATTGGTTGTTCGCGCGATTCGACTTTCTTTAGAAAATATTGATATTAAATTGGAGCAAGCGGCGCAAACATTGGGTGCTTCCGCTTGGCGTGTATTTTTTACAATAACCTTGCCGCTTTCTTTACCTGGGGTTTTAGCTGGACTCGTGCTTGGTTTTGCTCGATCATTAGGAGAATTTGGCGCGACCATTACGTTTGTATCGAACATTGCAGGCGAAACTCAAACGATTCCCCTTGCGATGTATTCTTTTATTCAAACACCCGCAGCAGAAGAACAAACTGCTCGCTTATGTTTATTTGCTATCATTCTTTCATTGATTTCTTTGTTACTGTCTGAATGGTTGAGCAAGCGAATGCAGAAAAAATTAGGACAAGGAAATGTTGCAGATTAA
- a CDS encoding sodium-dependent transporter has product MTTNNKQRQTWSSRLTYVMTVAGATVGFGATWRFPYLVGENGGGAYVLLFCIAMIVIGIPMILVENVIGRRLRVNSIDAFGDKILDKGKGISKYWKILGYMGLLGAFGIMAYYMVLGGWVISYIISLISGTLDISAPITKDIAKNFYDLHIGNSPYEIIFYTLLFVIVNYIILAKGIIGGIERSVKYLMPLLFIFLIGMVIRNVTLPGAMEGITFYLKPDFSKITPQLFIFVLGQVFFALSLGFGVLITLSSYLNKEENLIHTAVITGFTNTIIAVLAGFMIFPSLFTFGIEPNAGPTLVFQSLPIVFSHLWAGKFFAIIFFGLLLIAALTTSITIYEVIITALQEKLRMRRGKAIVLTLGGIFLLGNIPAILGDNLWKNVTIFGKSIFDFYDYASGNILFMLTALGGAIFVGFVLKDEAKKELSSTKYSTFIKIWFNYVKFVVPLIILVIFISNLF; this is encoded by the coding sequence ATGACAACAAACAATAAACAGCGACAAACTTGGTCGAGCCGTCTCACTTATGTAATGACGGTCGCAGGCGCAACTGTCGGTTTCGGTGCAACTTGGCGTTTCCCTTATCTTGTGGGAGAAAATGGTGGCGGTGCTTACGTTCTACTTTTCTGTATCGCAATGATTGTAATCGGCATCCCAATGATTTTAGTTGAAAACGTGATAGGTCGCCGCTTACGTGTAAATTCCATTGATGCATTCGGCGATAAAATTCTCGACAAAGGAAAAGGCATTTCTAAATATTGGAAAATATTAGGTTATATGGGCTTACTCGGCGCATTTGGCATTATGGCGTATTATATGGTGCTTGGTGGTTGGGTTATTTCTTATATCATTAGCCTAATCAGTGGTACCTTAGATATCTCAGCCCCCATCACAAAAGACATTGCCAAAAATTTCTACGATCTTCATATCGGCAATAGCCCTTATGAAATTATATTCTACACCCTCTTATTTGTTATCGTGAATTACATTATCTTGGCAAAAGGGATCATTGGTGGAATTGAACGTTCGGTAAAATATTTAATGCCACTGCTATTTATCTTCTTAATTGGAATGGTTATTCGCAACGTAACATTACCGGGTGCAATGGAGGGCATTACATTCTATTTAAAACCTGATTTCAGCAAAATTACCCCACAATTATTTATCTTCGTTTTAGGGCAAGTCTTCTTCGCATTAAGCCTTGGTTTTGGTGTATTAATTACCCTTTCCAGTTACTTAAATAAAGAAGAAAACTTAATCCATACTGCAGTTATTACAGGTTTCACCAATACAATTATTGCCGTACTTGCTGGCTTTATGATCTTCCCATCACTTTTCACCTTTGGGATTGAACCAAACGCAGGACCAACATTAGTATTCCAAAGTTTACCTATCGTATTTTCTCACTTATGGGCAGGCAAATTCTTTGCGATTATCTTCTTCGGCTTATTATTAATTGCTGCACTAACTACTTCCATCACAATTTATGAAGTAATCATTACGGCATTGCAAGAAAAGCTCAGAATGCGCCGTGGCAAAGCCATTGTCTTAACCCTTGGTGGCATTTTTCTATTAGGCAATATCCCTGCAATTTTAGGCGATAATCTATGGAAAAACGTAACCATTTTCGGCAAAAGCATTTTTGATTTCTACGATTACGCCAGTGGAAATATTCTCTTTATGCTGACCGCACTTGGCGGTGCTATTTTCGTTGGTTTCGTGTTAAAAGATGAAGCCAAAAAAGAACTTTCTTCAACAAAATATTCAACTTTCATCAAAATTTGGTTTAACTACGTGAAATTTGTTGTACCCTTGATCATCTTAGTTATCTTTATCAGCAACCTGTTCTAA
- the lsgF gene encoding lipooligosaccharide biosynthesis galactosyltransferase LsgF, with translation MKFSVLMSLYIKENPQFLRECFESLVAQTRQADEIVLVFDGAVTPELESVVTEFETKLPLKLVKLPQNRGLGKALNEGLLHCDYDWVFRMDTDDICVPYRFEKQVAFIEQHPETIIFGGQIAEFGKNVNDIVAYRNVPTSAQEIIKFTQKRCPFNHMTVAYQKSAVINCGGYEDLQEDYYLWIKLVAQGLYVANLPDILVYARVGNGMVSRRRGVNQAKAEWRLFKLKYRLGIQGLLSGLFTFALRFGSRLLPTSLLKNLYQTFLRK, from the coding sequence ATGAAATTTTCAGTCCTAATGTCCTTATATATTAAGGAAAATCCTCAATTCTTGCGGGAGTGTTTTGAAAGTCTTGTGGCACAAACTCGTCAAGCAGATGAAATTGTCTTGGTTTTTGATGGCGCAGTAACGCCAGAATTAGAATCTGTTGTGACAGAATTTGAAACAAAACTGCCATTAAAATTAGTTAAATTGCCGCAAAATCGGGGCTTAGGCAAAGCCTTGAACGAAGGTTTATTGCATTGTGATTATGACTGGGTTTTCCGTATGGATACCGATGATATTTGCGTGCCTTATCGTTTTGAAAAGCAAGTAGCGTTTATTGAACAGCACCCTGAAACCATCATTTTTGGCGGACAAATTGCTGAATTTGGTAAAAATGTAAATGATATTGTGGCATATCGTAATGTGCCAACGTCGGCTCAAGAAATTATTAAATTCACGCAAAAACGTTGTCCGTTTAATCATATGACGGTGGCATATCAAAAAAGTGCGGTCATTAATTGTGGTGGATATGAAGATCTTCAAGAAGATTATTATTTGTGGATCAAACTTGTTGCACAAGGTTTATATGTGGCGAATTTGCCAGATATTTTAGTCTATGCGCGAGTGGGAAATGGTATGGTGAGTCGCCGCCGTGGTGTCAATCAAGCCAAAGCAGAATGGCGTTTGTTCAAATTAAAATATCGTTTGGGAATTCAGGGTTTGTTATCTGGATTATTTACTTTTGCATTGCGTTTTGGTTCTCGTTTATTGCCAACCTCGTTATTAAAAAACCTTTATCAAACTTTTTTACGTAAATAG
- the modC gene encoding molybdenum ABC transporter ATP-binding protein ModC codes for MLQINVKKQLGQLALQANIQLPDQGVTAIFGLSGSGKTSLINLVSGLIQPDEGFIRLNDRTLVDMESQESLPTHLRKIGYVFQDARLFPHYTVKGNLRYGMKNVSQDDFNYIVDLLGITHLLKRYPLTLSGGEKQRVAIGRALLTDPDILLMDEPLSALDVPRKRELMQYLERLSKEINIPILYVTHSLDELLRLADRVVLMENGIVKAYDSVEKIWNSPIFAPWKGENEQSSVLALPVHLHNPPYKMTALSLGEQVLWIHQVPANVGERVRVCIYSSDVSITLQKPEQTSIRNILRGKITQIEIQDSRVDLAVLVEGHKIWASISKWAQNELRFAVGQDVYVQIKAVSVM; via the coding sequence ATGTTGCAGATTAATGTGAAAAAACAGCTCGGGCAACTTGCCTTGCAAGCGAATATACAATTGCCAGATCAAGGTGTGACAGCTATTTTCGGTTTGTCTGGCTCAGGTAAAACGTCGCTGATTAATCTTGTCAGTGGCTTGATACAACCAGACGAAGGATTCATCCGTTTAAATGACCGCACTTTAGTGGATATGGAAAGCCAAGAATCATTGCCGACCCACTTGCGTAAAATTGGCTATGTGTTCCAAGATGCACGCTTATTTCCTCACTACACAGTGAAAGGTAATTTGCGCTATGGCATGAAAAATGTCTCGCAAGATGATTTTAATTATATTGTCGATCTTCTCGGTATTACTCATTTATTAAAGCGTTATCCGCTTACGCTTTCTGGCGGAGAGAAACAACGTGTGGCAATAGGGCGTGCGCTGCTGACTGATCCTGATATTTTACTGATGGACGAACCACTTTCTGCCCTTGATGTTCCCCGCAAACGTGAGCTAATGCAATATTTGGAACGTCTTTCTAAAGAAATTAATATCCCGATTTTATATGTTACACATAGCTTGGACGAACTGTTGCGTTTAGCTGATCGGGTCGTATTGATGGAAAACGGTATTGTGAAAGCCTATGACAGCGTAGAAAAAATTTGGAATAGCCCTATTTTTGCCCCTTGGAAAGGGGAAAACGAACAGAGCAGTGTACTTGCCTTGCCTGTTCATTTGCATAATCCACCTTATAAAATGACCGCACTTTCGCTAGGCGAACAAGTGCTTTGGATTCATCAAGTGCCTGCAAATGTAGGCGAGCGAGTGCGAGTTTGTATTTATAGTTCAGATGTTTCTATCACGCTACAAAAGCCAGAACAAACAAGCATCCGTAATATTTTACGTGGCAAAATTACACAAATTGAGATACAAGATTCTCGAGTGGATCTTGCCGTATTAGTGGAAGGGCATAAGATTTGGGCAAGTATCAGTAAATGGGCGCAAAATGAACTACGTTTTGCTGTTGGGCAAGATGTCTATGTTCAAATTAAAGCGGTGTCGGTGATGTAG
- the rsxG gene encoding electron transport complex subunit RsxG produces MGTVKITSRYGILLGFIALLCTAISAGIFFLTKDKIDAVIAAQQRELLLQVIPQDYFNNNLLESAVIPQDKNFVGIQKIYFAKKDGNISAYAYETTAPDGYSGDIRLLVGLDPKGEVLGVRVIEHHETPGLGDKIERRISNWILGFTNQSINEHNLSEWAVKKDGGKFDQFSGATITPRAVVNQTKRSALIMLNNQALLQQLSTQVK; encoded by the coding sequence ATGGGTACAGTAAAAATCACATCGCGTTATGGCATATTGTTAGGCTTTATTGCCCTACTTTGCACAGCAATTTCTGCAGGAATTTTCTTCCTAACAAAAGATAAAATTGATGCGGTAATCGCAGCACAACAGCGAGAATTACTTCTACAAGTTATCCCACAAGATTATTTCAACAATAATTTGCTAGAAAGTGCGGTTATTCCTCAAGATAAAAATTTTGTGGGTATCCAAAAAATTTATTTTGCGAAAAAAGATGGAAATATTTCTGCCTATGCCTATGAAACCACCGCACCAGATGGTTACTCTGGCGATATTCGCTTGCTTGTGGGATTAGATCCGAAAGGCGAAGTGTTAGGCGTACGAGTAATCGAACATCACGAAACACCAGGCTTAGGCGATAAAATTGAACGCCGAATTTCTAACTGGATTTTAGGTTTCACAAATCAATCGATTAATGAACATAATTTAAGCGAATGGGCGGTAAAAAAAGATGGCGGAAAATTTGATCAATTTTCTGGGGCAACCATTACACCTCGTGCAGTAGTTAATCAAACTAAACGATCAGCATTAATCATGCTAAATAATCAAGCCTTGTTACAACAGCTTTCAACACAAGTGAAATAA
- a CDS encoding electron transport complex subunit E, with protein sequence MTDLTEKNTALEEEKIESAVENQQKSIWKEIFAQGIWKNNPAVVQLLGLCPLLAVSSTATNALGLGLATMLVLTCTNTVISLFRQYIPKEIRIPIYVMIIATTVTAVQLLMNAYTYTLYQSLGIFIPLIVTNCIIIGRAEAFASKNSLLHSIWDGFSMGLGMALSLTILGALREIIGQGTIFEGIENLFGEQAKFLTHHIYHTDSSFLLFILPPGAFIGLGLLLAIKNRIDNIKK encoded by the coding sequence ATGACAGATTTAACTGAAAAAAATACCGCACTTGAAGAAGAAAAAATAGAAAGTGCGGTTGAAAATCAACAAAAATCCATCTGGAAAGAAATTTTTGCTCAAGGAATTTGGAAAAATAACCCTGCAGTTGTCCAACTTCTCGGGCTTTGTCCACTTTTAGCGGTGTCTAGCACAGCCACCAACGCGCTTGGTTTGGGTTTAGCAACAATGCTTGTACTCACTTGCACAAATACGGTCATTTCCCTTTTCCGTCAATATATTCCTAAGGAAATCCGTATTCCAATCTACGTGATGATCATTGCAACCACAGTAACAGCGGTTCAACTTTTAATGAATGCTTACACTTATACGCTTTATCAATCACTGGGGATTTTTATTCCATTAATTGTGACCAACTGTATTATTATCGGTCGCGCAGAAGCATTCGCCTCAAAAAACAGCTTACTCCATTCCATCTGGGATGGGTTTTCAATGGGATTAGGAATGGCACTTAGTCTAACCATTCTCGGCGCATTACGTGAAATTATTGGACAAGGCACGATTTTTGAGGGCATAGAAAATCTATTCGGCGAACAAGCAAAATTTTTAACGCACCATATTTACCATACAGACAGTAGCTTTTTACTTTTCATTCTGCCACCAGGCGCATTTATAGGCTTAGGCTTGCTCCTCGCCATAAAAAATCGAATTGATAATATAAAAAAATAA
- the nth gene encoding endonuclease III, which produces MNKTKRIEILTRLREQNPHPTTELQYNSPFELLIAVILSAQATDKGVNKATEKLFPVANTPQAILDLGLDGLKSYIKTIGLFNSKAENIIKTCRDLIEKHNGEIPENREALEALAGVGRKTANVVLNTAFGHPTIAVDTHIFRVCNRTNFAAGKDVVKVEEKLLKVVPNEFKVDVHHWLILHGRYTCIARKPRCGSCIIEDLCEYKEKVEF; this is translated from the coding sequence ATGAACAAAACAAAAAGAATCGAAATACTCACAAGATTACGAGAGCAAAATCCCCACCCGACCACAGAATTACAGTATAATTCGCCCTTTGAATTATTAATTGCGGTCATTCTATCGGCGCAAGCAACCGATAAAGGCGTGAATAAAGCAACAGAAAAACTATTCCCCGTGGCAAACACGCCTCAAGCGATTTTAGATTTAGGATTAGATGGTTTAAAAAGCTATATTAAAACTATCGGGCTTTTTAATAGCAAAGCAGAAAATATTATCAAAACTTGCCGAGATTTAATCGAAAAGCACAACGGCGAAATCCCCGAAAATCGTGAAGCCTTAGAAGCATTAGCAGGTGTCGGACGAAAAACAGCTAACGTGGTTTTAAACACAGCATTTGGTCATCCAACTATTGCGGTGGATACCCATATTTTCCGTGTATGCAATCGCACTAATTTTGCAGCGGGTAAAGATGTGGTAAAAGTGGAAGAAAAGCTGCTTAAAGTCGTACCTAATGAATTTAAAGTGGATGTTCATCATTGGCTAATTTTACACGGACGCTACACTTGTATCGCGCGTAAACCTCGTTGTGGATCTTGCATTATTGAAGATCTTTGTGAATATAAAGAAAAAGTTGAATTTTAA